Below is a window of Anas platyrhynchos isolate ZD024472 breed Pekin duck chromosome 13, IASCAAS_PekinDuck_T2T, whole genome shotgun sequence DNA.
CTTGTGCTGCGTGAAACCTTAGATTTGATTAGCGAAGGAGGTTGGCCCGCTCTGGCCGTAGCTCTGGGGCTGGCCGTAGTCACCCACCTGCCCGTAGGAGCCCGGCTGGTTGTAGCCCCCGGCCGGCCCGTAGCTGTCTTGGTTGTAGCCACCCTGGTTGTAGCTGCTGGACTGCTTCTCCATGGTGTCTGGAGGGTGCCGCTGGCCCGAGGAATGCCAGCCCGTCTCCTTAAACACAAACCAAATGTTGCCTGCCCACAGGATAAAGTTCAAGAATCCAAAGACCTGGATGGAGAGAAAAGGATCTCGTCACCCCACAGCTGTGGTGTCACCGCCCAGCCTGATGGTTGGGACCCTGCGTGGTCCTTGGAGaaggcagggctgctcccagtcAGTCCTTCTCCCCAAATCTGCCAGAAAGGTTCCTCAGCTGTGGAGCAAACACCTAAATTCACCTCCCTTAGCTCTAGCTCGCTAGGTTAAGTGCGTTTCCCCTGCTGTTTTAGAACAAGGTTGGCATTTTCAgctaattttttgttgtttgagaaCATAATTTAGTTTAAAGAAACATTGGAAAGATAAAAtgggaaggaaatatttttaaaagagagaaattaattGCTCAGCTgactttaaataatttattttgttcttcaaaCATTTTCTAAGTACTGAAATGACATTTAAACATGCCATTTAAACACAGAGACTGATTTATACTGCTcttttttgaggatttttaaaGGAATCTGTCAGGCACAAAACCTTTCCTTCCTTAAGTACAGCACAGACTTCTTTTCCAAAGCATTAAAGCTGGGCAGCTTACAAGCAAGCAGGCTGATGGACTTGCTTGGAAAGGCACGTTGCTTCCTCCAAGCTCCTGCCCTTCACACCCATCCCACTGCTGCTCCACAGCACCTGCTCTGAGTCAGGCTCTGCCTTTCCCTGCGGCAAGCTCCTATTTCCATTGATGGCATTTCAGCTAACAGGTTTACATTAGCTAATTTGGATCAACACACGGGTGAAAGAGATGAAAGTACATTTGCAAGGTAATGGTGAAAACAATCAAATTCACTTACAACCGAAGTGTTCAGGCTCGACATAACAGGACTGCGAACAGGCAAGCATTTGTTGGATTGCTGTTTGCAGGCTGAcatcagtaatagcacctcgtCTGGGTCGGTCGCAATCTTTACATCTGACAGTCCTTTAGCCCAAGCAGATGAGCCCACTAGCCACAAGAATGAGAAGACCACTGTCACAATGAAATCCTAAAAGACAAATCAGTTGGGAGCATTATACTGGTGTGTCcattgagaagaaaaataatgttaaaaaatcaccagaaaactgaaagcttGCATCCgaggagagagaaataaacaaataagagCTTGTTATTTTGCAGCAGGTCATGATTACTGTCATCGCCTACAGCACTAATTTTCAGAAGAA
It encodes the following:
- the SYNPR gene encoding synaptoporin isoform X3, translated to MALRLFAIFAFATCGGYSGGLRLSVDCANKSESDLNIDIAFAYPFRLHQVNFDAPTCEGKRREKLSLIGDFSSSAEFFVTIAVFAFLYSLAATVVYIFFQNKYRENNRGPLIDFIVTVVFSFLWLVGSSAWAKGLSDVKIATDPDEVLLLMSACKQQSNKCLPVRSPVMSSLNTSVVFGFLNFILWAGNIWFVFKETGWHSSGQRHPPDTMEKQSSSYNQGGYNQDSYGPAGGYNQPGSYGQVGDYGQPQSYGQSGPTSFANQI
- the SYNPR gene encoding synaptoporin isoform X2: MCMVIFAPLFAIFAFATCGGYSGGLRLSVDCANKSESDLNIDIAFAYPFRLHQVNFDAPTCEGKRREKLSLIGDFSSSAEFFVTIAVFAFLYSLAATVVYIFFQNKYRENNRGPLIDFIVTVVFSFLWLVGSSAWAKGLSDVKIATDPDEVLLLMSACKQQSNKCLPVRSPVMSSLNTSVVFGFLNFILWAGNIWFVFKETGWHSSGQRHPPDTMEKQSSSYNQGGYNQDSYGPAGGYNQPGSYGQVGDYGQPQSYGQSGPTSFANQI
- the SYNPR gene encoding synaptoporin isoform X4 produces the protein MLFAIFAFATCGGYSGGLRLSVDCANKSESDLNIDIAFAYPFRLHQVNFDAPTCEGKRREKLSLIGDFSSSAEFFVTIAVFAFLYSLAATVVYIFFQNKYRENNRGPLIDFIVTVVFSFLWLVGSSAWAKGLSDVKIATDPDEVLLLMSACKQQSNKCLPVRSPVMSSLNTSVVFGFLNFILWAGNIWFVFKETGWHSSGQRHPPDTMEKQSSSYNQGGYNQDSYGPAGGYNQPGSYGQVGDYGQPQSYGQSGPTSFANQI
- the SYNPR gene encoding synaptoporin isoform X1 gives rise to the protein MEAVDQLASAGTFRVVKEPLAFLRVLEWLFAIFAFATCGGYSGGLRLSVDCANKSESDLNIDIAFAYPFRLHQVNFDAPTCEGKRREKLSLIGDFSSSAEFFVTIAVFAFLYSLAATVVYIFFQNKYRENNRGPLIDFIVTVVFSFLWLVGSSAWAKGLSDVKIATDPDEVLLLMSACKQQSNKCLPVRSPVMSSLNTSVVFGFLNFILWAGNIWFVFKETGWHSSGQRHPPDTMEKQSSSYNQGGYNQDSYGPAGGYNQPGSYGQVGDYGQPQSYGQSGPTSFANQI